A section of the Malania oleifera isolate guangnan ecotype guangnan chromosome 2, ASM2987363v1, whole genome shotgun sequence genome encodes:
- the LOC131149011 gene encoding probable xyloglucan endotransglucosylase/hydrolase protein 32 produces the protein MADPRTLFLSLLLTALFLASGIAAQGPPSPGYFPSSKFPSLDFPQAFSNRWGLQHQTLDHGTLTIWLDTSSGSGFKSHDSYASGYFSAAIKLQPGYTAGVITSFYLSNNEAHPGDHDEVDIEFLGTTFDKPYTLQTNVYVRGSGDDGRRIGREMRFHLWFDPTQDFHNYAVLWSPNEIIFLVDDVPIRRYPKKSDATFPTRPMWVYGSIWDASSWATEDGKYKADYRYQPFVGSYRNFKVSGCAGWGSCQPPTVSPSWSGGLSQQQYRAMDWVRRNCMAYDYCSDSRRDHSLTPEC, from the exons ATGGCAGATCCCCGGACTCTGTTCCTGTCCCTTCTCCTCACTGCTCTGTTTCTCGCTTCAGGCATTGCAGCTCAGGGTCCACCTTCCCCTGGCTACTTCCCAAGTTCCAAATTCCCTTCTCTCGACTTCCCTCAGGCCTTCAGTAACCGCTGGGGTCTTCAGCATCAAACTTTAGACCATGGCACATTGACCATCTGGCTAGACACCAGCTCAG GAAGTGGGTTCAAGTCTCATGATTCATACGCTTCAGGATACTTCAGCGCAGCCATCAAGCTCCAACCTGGTTACACTGCAGGAGTGATTACGTCCTTCTAT CTTTCGAACAATGAAGCACACCCGGGAGACCATGATGAAGTGGACATTGAGTTCTTAGGGACAACGTTCGACAAGCCCTACACTCTGCAGACCAATGTGTACGTGAGAGGGAGTGGAGACGACGGCCGGAGAATAGGAAGAGAGATGAGGTTCCACCTCTGGTTCGATCCGACTCAAGATTTTCACAATTATGCTGTGCTGTGGTCCCCCAATGAGATCAT ATTCTTAGTGGACGACGTGCCTATCCGGCGGTACCCCAAGAAGAGTGATGCGACGTTTCCGACGAGGCCAATGTGGGTTTACGGGTCGATTTGGGACGCCTCGTCGTGGGCCACCGAGGACGGCAAGTACAAGGCCGATTACAGGTACCAACCCTTCGTGGGGAGCTACAGGAATTTCAAGGTGAGTGGGTGCGCCGGCTGGGGGTCGTGCCAGCCGCCGACGGTATCGCCGTCGTGGTCCGGCGGATTGAGCCAGCAGCAGTACCGGGCCATGGACTGGGTGCGCAGGAACTGCATGGCGTATGACTACTGTAGTGACTCGAGGAGGGACCATTCCCTTACACCTGAGTGCTAG